In Clostridium sp., one DNA window encodes the following:
- a CDS encoding phosphatase, which produces MKYPVDLHTHTVASGHAYTTLLENAEYASKIGIQILGTTDHAPSMPGAPHIWYFENFRALPRKIFGVTMLYGSETNIVDYEGNIDLPVETQEKLDVIIASMHDPVMKPNKNIDLNTQAFLNVMDNPRVDIIGHSGNPSFPIDEEALIKKAKEKDILIEINNSSFVRSRVGSDKTCTKIARLCKDYNVKIILNSDAHCCFHIGNFDAALKMLKSINMPEELIINRNTEEVLNYLKSRGKKIELHK; this is translated from the coding sequence ATGAAATATCCTGTTGACTTACATACACATACTGTAGCAAGTGGACATGCATACACCACTCTGTTGGAAAATGCAGAATATGCCAGCAAAATAGGAATTCAAATTTTAGGAACTACAGATCATGCACCAAGTATGCCCGGTGCACCGCACATATGGTATTTTGAAAATTTCAGAGCTCTGCCAAGAAAAATTTTCGGAGTTACAATGCTGTATGGTTCTGAAACAAATATTGTTGATTATGAAGGCAATATTGATCTGCCGGTGGAAACACAGGAAAAACTCGATGTTATCATAGCAAGTATGCATGACCCGGTAATGAAGCCAAATAAAAATATAGATTTGAATACCCAGGCTTTCTTGAACGTAATGGATAATCCGAGAGTTGATATAATAGGCCACTCCGGTAATCCAAGTTTTCCTATCGACGAGGAAGCTTTAATAAAAAAAGCAAAAGAGAAGGACATTCTAATTGAGATAAATAATAGTTCTTTTGTAAGATCAAGAGTAGGAAGCGACAAAACATGTACAAAAATAGCACGACTGTGTAAAGATTATAATGTAAAAATAATATTGAACAGTGATGCCCACTGCTGTTTTCATATCGGCAATTTTGATGCTGCATTAAAAATGTTGAAAAGCATAAATATGCCTGAAGAACTAATTATAAATAGAAATACAGAAGAAGTACTTAATTACTTGAAAAGCAGGGGAAAGAAAATCGAATTGCACAAGTAA
- a CDS encoding taurine ABC transporter substrate-binding protein, whose amino-acid sequence MKIKRYFRSTLVLLIIGILTFAAGCQNGSKSSSGTAGDKPKEIRIGYMTSPNGELLAKANGAVEKKFPGTKISWIKFDAGRDIITAMASGSLDLATIGTPPAASGIANNLPYYVYYLDDIIGDSEALVVKKDSGINSIDDIKGKKIATTFSSTSHFSLINALKLNGIQESQLTILDMQMPDILAAWQRGDIQGGYVWETTKSKLLADGGKVIVSSGDLAKKGAITGELGIVRKDFADKYPDTMKQYISVLNDSVHEYKQEPEKSAAALSKELGLSEQDTLKSMKEIIVLDAREQADPKYLGTSSKPGDFGKLLKSTGDYLLTQKSIKSSPELSVYQKAILTKLYDK is encoded by the coding sequence ATGAAAATAAAAAGATATTTTAGAAGTACATTGGTATTGTTGATTATAGGAATTTTAACTTTTGCAGCAGGATGCCAGAATGGAAGCAAATCAAGTTCTGGAACTGCAGGAGATAAGCCTAAGGAGATACGAATTGGATATATGACTTCTCCAAATGGAGAACTTCTTGCAAAAGCAAATGGAGCTGTTGAGAAGAAGTTCCCGGGAACAAAAATATCATGGATAAAATTTGATGCAGGCCGTGATATAATTACGGCTATGGCAAGTGGATCTTTGGATTTGGCTACTATAGGAACACCTCCTGCAGCATCGGGAATAGCAAATAATTTACCCTATTATGTATATTATCTGGATGATATTATAGGAGACAGTGAGGCTCTTGTAGTCAAAAAGGATTCAGGAATAAATTCAATTGATGATATAAAGGGAAAGAAAATAGCTACTACTTTTAGTTCAACTTCTCATTTTAGTTTGATCAATGCCTTGAAATTAAATGGCATCCAGGAATCACAGCTGACAATTCTTGATATGCAGATGCCGGATATATTGGCTGCATGGCAGAGAGGGGATATTCAGGGAGGCTATGTATGGGAAACTACAAAATCCAAACTTCTGGCTGATGGTGGAAAGGTTATTGTAAGTTCGGGAGATTTAGCTAAAAAAGGAGCTATTACAGGTGAACTCGGCATTGTCCGTAAAGATTTTGCAGATAAATATCCTGATACTATGAAACAATATATTTCTGTATTGAATGATTCTGTGCATGAATACAAACAAGAGCCTGAGAAATCTGCTGCAGCCCTTTCAAAAGAATTGGGATTATCGGAGCAGGATACACTTAAGTCCATGAAAGAAATAATTGTTTTAGATGCCAGGGAACAAGCAGACCCAAAATATCTTGGTACATCGAGTAAACCAGGTGATTTTGGAAAATTATTAAAGAGTACAGGTGATTATCTTCTGACACAGAAGTCTATAAAATCTTCGCCGGAATTATCAGTGTATCAAAAAGCCATACTGACCAAGTTGTATGATAAATAA
- a CDS encoding DMT family transporter, with product MYWLFLFLAIALELIGTSLMKISNGLTRLIPSVGMFIAYFLCFSIFSLALKKIEVSIAYAIWSGVGITVISILGVAFFKESINMTKVISIILIITGIIGLNLSGVSR from the coding sequence ATGTACTGGCTTTTTTTATTTTTGGCAATTGCGCTGGAATTAATAGGTACTTCACTTATGAAAATATCCAATGGATTGACAAGGCTAATTCCATCTGTAGGTATGTTTATTGCATATTTTCTGTGTTTCAGTATATTTTCGCTGGCTCTCAAGAAAATAGAAGTAAGTATTGCATATGCAATATGGTCGGGTGTTGGCATTACAGTAATATCAATTCTTGGAGTAGCATTTTTTAAAGAGTCAATAAACATGACCAAAGTAATATCCATAATCCTGATTATTACAGGAATAATAGGCCTAAATTTAAGCGGTGTAAGCCGTTAA
- a CDS encoding alkaline phosphatase family protein: protein MSNNNAKTKKVLLLGLDGADALQVKKYVSEGKLTNFEKVISQGVTTRNYSMRSVLPAITPPNWASLATGAFPNTHGITCFWNHTLGNPLDQLDYGFDSRLLKAETIWEAYARSGKKSILFNYPTAWPPKTEDDIYIDGTSIYTNLRGYVDYEKVYNCIEGDFPIKEVPHILDNTGTDCRVEGEVSSVKADISKSEYDGYGYTAPDIVTSEETGEASSDVPNADQITTPIKSASGWKNAPDGAKEVILPVNSGMARRYGLIVAGDGKNYDSIRIYGSRNDEEPIGEAKAGEWSSWIYDTYRIEGKNTKVAYKIRVIDIEGDGSKLKFYYSFVLDLNKGKYFYPDKIGREIYDKIGPMLQPSNYDRLNETADKIMIESITEMYDWHVKAIDYLLDNKEWDLFYVHMHGIDMYNHFYLDYTFKETSEEYKRYQELIYKIYELNDKFIGEMLKRLDGETTIFIVSDHGGVGKNPKTDFPLIGDMWGINTGIMGELGYTRLKEVNGKLQIDWQNTTAISQRATFIYINLKGRDPEGIVDPEDYDDLVKKIIDDLYNYRDPKTGKRIISFALNRKDMEVLGLGGENCGDIFYILEPEFTRCHGNGLSNHELLGHSMRALFAAVGAGIKKGEIIDRNVGVEDIVPTISYLAGVAVPGNVEGGIIYQALEE, encoded by the coding sequence ATGTCAAACAACAATGCAAAAACTAAAAAAGTACTTCTATTGGGCCTGGATGGAGCAGATGCACTTCAAGTAAAAAAATATGTATCGGAAGGTAAACTGACAAATTTTGAAAAAGTAATATCACAGGGTGTTACAACAAGAAACTATTCTATGAGAAGTGTACTGCCTGCAATTACTCCGCCCAATTGGGCATCTTTAGCTACTGGTGCGTTTCCAAACACCCATGGTATAACGTGTTTTTGGAATCATACTCTTGGCAATCCACTGGATCAGCTGGATTATGGTTTTGATTCAAGATTGTTGAAAGCAGAGACCATATGGGAAGCTTATGCCCGCTCGGGTAAAAAGAGTATATTGTTCAATTACCCAACTGCATGGCCGCCAAAGACTGAAGATGATATATATATAGATGGTACAAGCATATATACCAATTTAAGGGGATATGTAGATTATGAGAAAGTGTATAACTGCATTGAAGGAGATTTTCCTATAAAGGAAGTCCCTCATATATTGGACAATACAGGAACTGACTGCAGGGTTGAAGGAGAAGTTTCTTCAGTAAAAGCTGATATAAGTAAATCAGAATATGATGGATACGGGTATACTGCACCTGATATTGTTACATCCGAAGAAACAGGTGAAGCTTCTTCAGATGTTCCCAATGCCGATCAAATAACAACTCCCATCAAGTCCGCTTCTGGATGGAAAAATGCACCTGATGGTGCAAAGGAAGTGATACTTCCAGTGAACAGTGGCATGGCTAGAAGGTATGGACTCATAGTAGCAGGGGATGGGAAAAATTATGACAGCATAAGGATATATGGCAGCAGGAATGATGAAGAACCTATTGGAGAGGCAAAAGCAGGTGAGTGGAGCAGCTGGATATATGATACTTACAGAATAGAAGGTAAAAATACCAAAGTAGCTTATAAGATAAGGGTAATCGACATAGAAGGTGACGGAAGCAAATTGAAATTCTATTATTCGTTTGTACTGGATTTAAATAAAGGAAAATATTTTTATCCGGATAAAATAGGGAGAGAAATATATGACAAAATAGGTCCCATGCTTCAGCCTTCAAATTATGACAGGTTAAATGAAACTGCTGATAAAATTATGATTGAGTCCATTACAGAAATGTATGATTGGCACGTAAAAGCTATTGATTATTTACTGGATAATAAAGAATGGGATCTTTTTTATGTTCACATGCATGGAATAGATATGTACAATCACTTTTATCTGGACTATACGTTTAAGGAGACTTCAGAAGAATATAAGAGATATCAGGAGTTAATATACAAAATATATGAATTAAACGATAAGTTTATTGGTGAAATGTTGAAAAGACTTGATGGAGAAACAACTATATTTATAGTTTCAGATCATGGTGGTGTAGGTAAAAACCCTAAAACGGACTTTCCTCTAATAGGAGATATGTGGGGAATAAATACAGGAATAATGGGGGAACTTGGATACACCAGGCTGAAGGAAGTAAACGGTAAACTGCAGATAGACTGGCAGAATACTACTGCAATTTCTCAAAGAGCTACCTTCATATATATAAATTTAAAAGGAAGAGACCCTGAGGGGATTGTTGATCCTGAAGATTATGATGATCTTGTAAAAAAGATAATAGATGATTTATACAATTATAGAGATCCTAAAACTGGAAAGAGAATAATAAGTTTTGCATTAAATAGAAAAGATATGGAGGTACTTGGATTAGGCGGTGAAAATTGTGGAGATATATTCTATATACTGGAGCCTGAATTTACTAGATGTCATGGAAATGGATTAAGCAATCATGAACTTTTGGGACATTCCATGAGGGCATTGTTTGCAGCAGTAGGTGCTGGAATAAAGAAAGGCGAAATTATTGACAGAAATGTTGGAGTCGAGGATATAGTTCCAACTATAAGTTACCTTGCAGGAGTTGCCGTTCCGGGAAATGTTGAAGGTGGAATAATATATCAGGCATTGGAGGAATAA
- a CDS encoding ethanolamine ammonia-lyase reactivating factor EutA, which produces MNKVLSVGIDIGTTTTQIVFSELTIQNTAGSFLVPRIKIVDKNIIYKSNIYFTPLVSRETIDLLELEHIIEKEYDMACVKKDDISTGAIIMTGETARKENAEKILNILSDFAGDFVIATAGADLESILAGCGSGAMETSKNISGKVMNFDIGGGTTNVSVFQNGKIADCFALDIGGRLIQLDSEGNTIYISHKIMPLIENLNLNIRIGIKAEFMDLYNLCKKFAHIILKIGNKVDLSDEEVRLFIGHENRKFKTEVFMFSGGVAEFVYSDYEVAKLEDTLKYGDIGPLLGNCIRDSLKEKNYSFMETKEKIRATVIGAGSHSVKISGSTIVFDENILPMKNVPIIKAENDLPQNDIYKYVSHKISMYCNSPVAVSFRGPVSPSYAQIQKMADSIIQCFKVIRNFPIIVIVENDFAKALGQAIKIKCELNRKVICLDGISTENGDYIDIGRAISGVIPVSVKTLIFDN; this is translated from the coding sequence ATGAACAAAGTACTGAGTGTAGGAATTGATATTGGTACAACTACCACGCAGATTGTATTTAGTGAACTTACAATACAAAATACGGCAGGTTCATTTCTTGTACCTAGAATTAAAATTGTAGATAAAAATATAATCTACAAAAGCAATATATACTTTACGCCACTTGTATCCAGAGAAACCATAGATCTTTTGGAACTGGAGCATATCATAGAGAAGGAATATGATATGGCATGTGTAAAAAAGGATGATATTTCAACTGGTGCAATAATAATGACAGGCGAAACTGCCAGAAAGGAAAATGCAGAAAAAATTTTGAATATTCTGTCTGACTTTGCCGGAGATTTTGTGATTGCAACTGCAGGAGCAGATCTTGAATCAATACTTGCAGGATGTGGATCAGGAGCTATGGAGACATCTAAAAATATTTCAGGAAAAGTCATGAATTTCGATATAGGAGGGGGGACAACAAATGTTTCTGTATTTCAGAATGGAAAGATAGCTGACTGTTTTGCTCTCGATATAGGAGGGAGGTTGATACAGCTTGATAGTGAAGGAAATACAATTTATATTTCTCATAAGATAATGCCGTTGATAGAAAATTTGAATTTGAATATCAGAATTGGAATTAAAGCAGAATTTATGGATTTATATAATTTATGTAAAAAATTTGCACATATTATTTTAAAAATTGGAAATAAAGTAGATTTATCAGACGAAGAAGTAAGACTTTTTATAGGGCATGAAAATAGAAAATTCAAAACAGAAGTATTTATGTTTTCCGGAGGTGTTGCAGAATTTGTATATAGCGACTATGAGGTAGCCAAGCTTGAGGATACTTTAAAGTATGGGGATATAGGCCCCCTTCTTGGAAATTGTATAAGAGACAGTTTGAAAGAAAAAAATTATAGCTTTATGGAAACAAAAGAAAAAATAAGGGCAACGGTAATAGGAGCTGGAAGTCATTCTGTGAAAATAAGCGGAAGTACCATAGTTTTTGATGAAAATATACTTCCAATGAAGAACGTACCTATAATCAAAGCCGAGAATGATTTACCGCAAAATGATATTTATAAATATGTATCACATAAAATAAGCATGTACTGTAATTCTCCTGTAGCTGTTTCCTTTAGAGGGCCTGTAAGCCCATCGTATGCTCAAATACAGAAGATGGCAGATTCAATAATACAATGCTTTAAAGTTATAAGAAATTTTCCAATAATAGTAATTGTAGAAAATGATTTTGCAAAGGCACTTGGACAGGCTATAAAAATAAAATGTGAATTAAATAGAAAGGTAATATGTCTGGATGGGATTTCAACTGAAAATGGAGATTACATAGACATTGGGAGAGCTATATCCGGTGTGATACCTGTTTCAGTTAAAACATTGATATTTGACAATTAA
- the eat gene encoding ethanolamine permease, whose amino-acid sequence MKSELKKTLSPFQLWAIIVGMVISGMYFGWNNALAFAGPVGFIIAIIIVTLFYTAFMFSYAELATAIPDAGGSAEYANRAMGRFGGFLAGFSSIVEFLFATPAIAISIGAYIHFIVPAVPITAAALVAYGIFVIINCGGVKTAAIIETIVTVVAIVGLLIFAAASFTHVDTTKIIGQDAFRGGIGGVFNAIPFAIWFYLAAEGGAMSAEECKNPRKDVPKGFILAILTLVVLALITFVCTAGVMDAKVLGSTDSPLPDALDAIYGKGNVFSKLMSFIGLFGLVASLHGIIIGYSRQIFAMSRSRYLPKVLSKVNSKASPVMATIIPSLIGMLFVLLNSTAIIIVISSFGAIILHAISMIALLLLRKKEPDLERPYKVAIALPIISVILDVILLVTVGYSNISTVSFVVGAYVLATVYYFIYSKVAKTSSLSEGEISEKITEQDKAI is encoded by the coding sequence ATGAAAAGTGAATTGAAAAAGACATTATCGCCATTTCAATTGTGGGCCATTATAGTTGGAATGGTAATATCGGGAATGTATTTTGGATGGAATAATGCATTGGCATTTGCAGGACCTGTTGGATTCATAATAGCAATAATAATTGTAACGCTCTTTTATACAGCTTTCATGTTTAGTTATGCAGAACTGGCAACTGCAATACCTGATGCAGGAGGATCTGCAGAATATGCAAACAGGGCAATGGGAAGATTTGGAGGATTTTTGGCAGGATTTTCGTCAATAGTTGAATTCTTGTTTGCTACTCCTGCAATAGCTATATCCATAGGTGCGTATATTCATTTTATAGTACCTGCGGTACCTATAACTGCAGCTGCACTTGTTGCCTATGGAATTTTTGTAATTATAAATTGTGGAGGAGTCAAGACAGCAGCTATAATTGAAACAATTGTTACTGTGGTTGCAATTGTGGGACTCTTGATATTTGCAGCAGCAAGTTTTACACATGTAGATACCACAAAGATAATAGGACAGGATGCCTTCAGAGGCGGCATTGGCGGAGTATTTAATGCCATACCATTTGCCATATGGTTTTATCTTGCAGCAGAAGGCGGAGCAATGTCTGCGGAGGAATGTAAAAATCCAAGAAAAGACGTACCAAAGGGATTCATACTTGCAATACTCACACTTGTTGTACTGGCGCTTATAACTTTCGTATGTACGGCAGGAGTGATGGATGCCAAAGTACTTGGTTCAACTGATTCACCACTTCCGGATGCACTTGATGCAATATATGGAAAAGGAAACGTATTTTCCAAACTGATGAGCTTTATAGGATTATTTGGACTTGTAGCCAGTTTGCATGGAATAATAATAGGATATTCAAGACAGATATTTGCAATGTCGAGGTCAAGGTATCTACCTAAAGTGCTTTCAAAAGTAAATTCAAAAGCATCTCCGGTAATGGCTACGATCATACCGAGCCTTATAGGCATGTTGTTCGTACTCTTGAACAGTACTGCCATAATTATAGTGATTTCAAGCTTTGGAGCTATTATCCTCCATGCCATAAGCATGATTGCACTACTGCTTCTGAGGAAAAAGGAACCTGATCTGGAACGACCATACAAGGTAGCAATAGCTCTCCCGATAATATCCGTTATACTTGATGTAATTTTGCTTGTAACTGTGGGTTACTCGAATATATCAACTGTATCTTTTGTAGTAGGAGCCTATGTACTCGCAACTGTATATTATTTCATATATTCCAAAGTTGCAAAAACTTCTTCATTATCCGAAGGGGAGATATCCGAAAAGATTACGGAGCAGGATAAAGCAATCTAA
- a CDS encoding ABC transporter permease, with protein MLNNTVKNNLAGQKYRVVSIMSVIIVFLLWYIGSKLNLFNPVFLPSPATVWSAFVEILKEGYKGHSLYFHIFASMRRLFIALFFAFITAVPLGIAAGSSRLLQAILDPFIEFYRPLPPLAYYTLLVLWFGITDVSKIMLLFLSGFAPLFINTVFSVKKIPKDRINGCKSLGAAKFKLFIYVVFPSCLPDILTGLRTAVGVSYATLVAAEMVAAVSGIGWMVLDASKFLRNDVVYMGIVIMGIIAIFIDACIRLLLRKTSPWIEKEGEK; from the coding sequence ATGTTAAACAACACAGTAAAAAATAATCTTGCCGGGCAGAAATACAGGGTTGTTTCCATAATGTCGGTTATCATAGTATTTCTACTTTGGTATATAGGCAGTAAATTGAATTTGTTCAATCCTGTATTTTTGCCGTCACCAGCAACTGTCTGGTCGGCATTTGTTGAAATTTTGAAAGAAGGATATAAAGGCCATTCCCTGTATTTTCACATATTTGCAAGCATGAGGAGATTGTTTATAGCATTGTTTTTTGCTTTTATAACAGCAGTACCTTTGGGAATTGCAGCTGGCAGTTCAAGGCTGCTGCAGGCCATATTGGATCCATTCATTGAATTTTACAGGCCACTTCCGCCACTTGCATATTATACACTGTTGGTATTGTGGTTTGGAATAACTGACGTTTCAAAAATAATGCTGTTGTTTTTAAGTGGGTTTGCCCCATTATTCATCAATACGGTATTCAGTGTTAAAAAAATACCTAAAGACAGGATAAATGGATGCAAGTCCCTTGGGGCGGCCAAATTCAAATTATTTATTTATGTTGTATTTCCATCCTGTCTTCCGGATATATTGACAGGACTTAGGACTGCAGTGGGAGTATCCTATGCTACATTGGTAGCTGCTGAAATGGTGGCTGCAGTTTCTGGAATTGGCTGGATGGTATTGGATGCAAGCAAATTTTTAAGGAATGATGTGGTCTATATGGGGATTGTAATTATGGGCATAATTGCTATATTTATTGATGCCTGCATAAGACTGCTGCTTAGAAAAACATCACCGTGGATTGAAAAAGAGGGGGAAAAATAA
- the eutC gene encoding ethanolamine ammonia-lyase subunit EutC produces the protein MNSNYEIYRRMKESTNARICVGRAGSRYKTETLLKLRADHAVAMDAVWSCVDESVIDRLGFLKVQTMSKDKEEYIQRPDLGRKFSEKTMKYIISKCTKNPDVQIIAGDGLSSPAITVNLEDIYNIITDGLKAKGYKIGTPIFVKYARVATMDKISETLNAEATIILIGERPGLATGESMSSYMAYRASTKKNESQRTVVSNIHKYGTPPVEAGAQIVDLIDLMIREKKSGVDLKI, from the coding sequence GTGAACAGTAATTATGAAATTTACAGGCGTATGAAAGAATCTACAAATGCAAGAATTTGTGTCGGGAGAGCAGGCAGCAGATATAAAACCGAAACACTTCTGAAATTGAGGGCGGATCATGCTGTAGCCATGGATGCAGTATGGTCTTGTGTAGACGAGTCAGTTATAGACAGGCTTGGGTTCCTAAAGGTGCAGACCATGTCAAAGGATAAGGAAGAATATATACAGAGACCTGATCTTGGCAGGAAGTTTTCGGAGAAAACCATGAAATATATAATCAGCAAATGTACTAAGAATCCCGATGTGCAGATAATAGCAGGAGATGGGCTGAGTTCGCCTGCTATTACAGTTAATCTTGAAGATATATACAATATAATAACAGATGGACTTAAGGCAAAGGGGTATAAAATAGGTACTCCCATATTTGTAAAATATGCAAGAGTGGCAACCATGGACAAAATAAGTGAGACTCTGAATGCAGAGGCCACAATAATACTCATAGGTGAAAGGCCGGGACTTGCAACCGGTGAAAGTATGAGCAGCTATATGGCTTATAGGGCAAGTACTAAAAAGAATGAATCACAGAGAACCGTAGTTTCAAATATACACAAATATGGAACTCCACCTGTGGAAGCAGGTGCCCAAATAGTAGATTTGATAGATCTGATGATAAGAGAAAAGAAAAGTGGCGTTGATTTGAAGATATGA
- a CDS encoding ethanolamine ammonia-lyase subunit EutB, protein MNLKTTLFNKVYQFRDVKDVLAKANEKKSGDVLAGIAASSTAERIAAKIVLSDMTLKDIRNNPVVPYENDEVTRVIQDSLDGETYDKIKYMTVGELREFILMSDEYGIKNIRNGLTSEMVSAVTKLMSNMDLVYAARKICNTACCNTKIGEKGTLSSRLQPNHPSDDTEGIMASVMEGMSYGVGDAVIGLNPVNDSIDSVSRILTKFNEFVSEWNIPTQNCVLAHVTTQMEVLKRGIPMDLMFQSIAGSEISNRSFGISTELMDEAYLSMRENKHSKGNNFMYFETGQGSELSSDGNNGADQLTMEARCYGFAMRYKPFLVNTVVGFIGPEYLYDGSQVIRAGLEDHFMGKLTGLPMGVDVCYTNHMKADQNDMDNLALLLTNANCNYFMGVPCTDDVMLMYQSTSYHDIASLREITGKTPIKEFERRMEELGILEDGKLTDIAGDPALFLKKSIV, encoded by the coding sequence ATGAATTTAAAAACTACTTTGTTCAATAAAGTATATCAGTTCAGGGATGTAAAAGATGTGCTTGCAAAGGCAAATGAAAAAAAATCCGGGGATGTACTGGCAGGTATTGCAGCTTCAAGTACTGCTGAAAGAATTGCAGCCAAGATTGTACTGTCTGACATGACATTGAAGGATATAAGAAATAATCCGGTGGTTCCATATGAAAATGATGAAGTAACACGGGTGATACAGGATTCATTGGATGGTGAGACATACGATAAAATAAAATATATGACGGTAGGCGAACTTAGAGAATTTATATTGATGTCTGATGAATATGGTATAAAAAATATAAGAAATGGACTGACTTCAGAAATGGTTTCTGCGGTTACCAAATTAATGAGCAACATGGACCTTGTATATGCTGCCAGAAAAATTTGCAATACGGCCTGCTGCAATACGAAAATAGGCGAAAAGGGAACACTTTCATCAAGACTCCAGCCCAATCATCCATCTGATGATACGGAGGGAATAATGGCATCCGTTATGGAAGGAATGAGCTATGGTGTTGGAGATGCAGTAATTGGGCTGAATCCTGTAAATGACAGTATTGACAGTGTATCCAGGATTTTGACGAAGTTCAATGAATTTGTTTCTGAATGGAATATTCCAACACAGAATTGTGTTCTTGCACACGTTACAACGCAGATGGAGGTATTGAAGAGGGGAATACCAATGGATCTGATGTTCCAAAGTATAGCAGGCTCGGAGATATCAAACAGAAGTTTTGGAATAAGTACGGAACTTATGGATGAAGCCTACTTGTCAATGAGAGAAAATAAGCATTCAAAAGGAAATAATTTCATGTACTTTGAGACAGGACAGGGTTCCGAGCTTTCATCTGACGGTAACAATGGTGCGGATCAACTTACTATGGAGGCAAGATGCTATGGATTTGCAATGAGGTACAAGCCATTTCTGGTAAATACAGTTGTAGGATTTATAGGACCTGAATATTTGTACGATGGAAGTCAGGTCATAAGGGCGGGACTTGAGGATCACTTCATGGGAAAACTTACGGGACTTCCTATGGGGGTTGATGTATGTTATACAAATCATATGAAGGCGGATCAGAATGATATGGACAATCTTGCCCTGCTTCTGACAAATGCAAATTGCAATTATTTTATGGGTGTTCCTTGTACAGACGATGTAATGCTCATGTACCAGTCTACAAGCTACCATGATATTGCCTCATTGAGAGAAATTACTGGAAAAACTCCGATCAAGGAGTTTGAACGCAGAATGGAAGAGCTTGGCATATTGGAAGATGGAAAACTTACCGATATAGCCGGCGACCCTGCACTGTTTTTAAAAAAATCAATTGTTTAG
- a CDS encoding thioredoxin family protein — protein sequence MNKSTILNIDEKNFDKLTFDNSIPVIVLFYAKRCGVCKMLYPILEEIAEDYFGKLKIYSADVDRYESLAQRFRLKGIPTLLMFRDGEIVEKTTGFNNKENLDNIIKYRLRNDFDVKQHSKK from the coding sequence ATGAATAAGAGTACTATTTTAAATATTGATGAGAAAAATTTTGATAAGCTTACGTTCGATAATAGTATTCCTGTAATAGTACTATTTTATGCAAAAAGGTGTGGAGTCTGCAAGATGCTCTATCCAATTCTGGAGGAAATAGCTGAGGACTATTTTGGCAAGTTAAAGATTTATTCAGCTGATGTAGACAGATATGAATCATTGGCACAAAGATTTAGGCTAAAAGGTATACCTACACTTTTAATGTTTAGAGATGGAGAGATTGTAGAAAAAACTACAGGGTTTAATAATAAAGAAAATTTGGACAATATAATAAAATACCGTTTAAGGAATGATTTTGATGTTAAACAACACAGTAAAAAATAA